From a region of the Rhizophagus irregularis chromosome 3, complete sequence genome:
- a CDS encoding uncharacterized protein (SECRETED:cutsite_ATA-CA; SECRETED:prob_0.7516); SECRETED:SignalP(1-24) yields the protein MKLSNILLLSAFFVAFLFFDSATACARTTTTVTKITTIPTTITKATCLTIGTTTTLSITSPTIITKCTPTPTCTCNPHIIGDCCRHPVTIKSLSLSLKTIKIKTLVPVTTICVKPPIY from the exons ATGAAACTCTCTAATATTCTCTTGCTTAGTGCTTTCTTTGTCGCTTTTCTCTTCTTCGATTCCGCTACTG cttGTGCTCGTACTACCACGACAGTTACGAAAATAACCACTATTCCAACAACAATCACTAAAGCT ACTTGCTTGACGATCGGTACAACTACCACTCTTAGCATTACTTCCCCAACAATCATTACCAAATGCACTCCTACACCAACATGTACATGTAATCCGCATATTATAGGAGATTGCTGCCGACACCCCGTAACCATCAAAAGTCTTAGCCTTAGTCTTAAAacgattaaaattaaaacgCTTGTACCTGTAACAACGATCTGTGTAAAACcaccaatttattaa